The nucleotide sequence CTAAAAGACATNNNNNNNNNNNNNNNNNNNNNNNNNNNNNNNNNNNNNNNNNNNNNNNNNNNNNNNNNNNNNNNNNNNNNNNNNNNNNNNNNNNNNNNNNNNNNNNNNNNNNNNNNNNNNNNNNNNNNNNNNNNNNNNNNNNNNNNNNNNNNNNNNNNNNNNNNNNNNNNNNNNNNNNNNNNNNNNNNNNNNNNNNNNNNNNNNNNNNNNNNNNNNNNNNNNNNNNNNNNNNNNNNNNNNNNNNNNNNNNNNNNNNNNNNNNNNNNNNNNNNNNNNNNNNNNNNNNNNNNNNNNNNNNNNNNNNNNNNNNNNNNNNNNNNNNNNNNNNNNNNNNNNNNNNNNNNNGTCCTAATTCTTCAgctcaacctctaggagggacaaataCAAGTTTTATACAACActagagaatatatatatatataagctaaGTACATAATATAAAAACCCCACAAAAGTAGATCTTCGCTTCAGAAAGAGTCATCTAGCATGCTCAGCGAGGTGTCTCACGTGCTGCATCTGCGAAGCAACAATATGTATGGAATGAAAATCGagggttctcaatatggtaaaggtgcccacataaataatatataaggtctcaaAAAAACTAGAGGTATTCCTAGAATTTTGACACTCAGATTTAAACTTAAAATTAATTCTAAACCAGAATTTCAATAACCTATCTAAGGAGATTCTAATTCTAATCTAATTCTTCACCTCCTGTCAACCCAAACCTCCTAATCACTGGTGGAACTATCCTTAGCATCACTTCTGCCAGCataagggatctctcagttgcaaagacaaacaaagcatacaagtaatacacaattaaagaaACAACTACAGCAGTTAAGTCATGTAGCATATAGACATATATAAACAATTAGGTAAACTAAAATATGCATACTCAAACAgaacatacaaatgcacatgatgcatgtctgccctatgATCGATGATATCATTTATCGGTTATCCAGTCAAACCCGACATGTTCGGTAGCAAATCCTGGACAGTCCCAGCGATGCGAAGCTCAAAGCATatgcatatatataaataatcaaTCGTCCATCGTGTGGCTGGATCAAAGGAATCTCAAATCTCAACCTAAAACTAGTGGGGGCGAATCACTATGTTTGCCCATGGAGACTAAGATCAATCATAAATACTATCCTGGAGCAAGTAGGGCGACCACTACATCTACCCAGGAAGCTCAAAATCATCtcatcccggagcaagtggggcaaacctcacccttgcatctacccgggGTGCCTCAACTAACCAACATGGagtaagtgggacgaaccacaacccttgcgctatccaggaggtacgttctcataagtctaggaggaacaaaggaggggatcctaacctcccaccatctcactGGAGGCAATTTTACAATACCAATAGAaacaaagaaggggatcctcaTCTTCCATCATCTCATTtgggtcgcactttcgagaaagagtgCTCGAGATAAAACAATCATATTTGTAATCAAATTATGCCCAATATTATATTTATAAGGGTTAAGTAGTGAAATCatccctaaggtctggggtgaaaatcaaaatcgtccccgacctttttttgttagtaaaatcatcctcaacgttacaaaacgttataaaatcgtccttttgtccataaataaaattttttggacaattttgccctttcaataaaaataaaaaatatttaaaaaaatcaccCCACCCCACCCCCACCCCTTACCCTCACAGGCATGCAAAACTCGCGGTATGGGCGGCTCGCCTCAGTCTACCCTTAGCGGAATCGGAAGCTGGTCCGGCCGTAGCTTAGTTTCCAGCGAAGGAACACCGAACGGATCTTCCCGTGTTCCTTCCCCTTCGATGACGCCGTTTGCCAACCAAAACGACCCTTGGGAGGTTATATACCAAGCCGCAGGACAAGTGGCCAGGATGAAGCTGAACGACCACGTGTCTCAGAGCAACAGAGGGTTTCTTAACTCTGCACGCACCACTGCAGCAGCACCGAAGAACCTCCACACCACCGTATGCCGCTCGTTCTATAACCACGCTCTTCAGGTAACAAAATCGTCTTTGGGAAGAAGGCATTTCTGAAGAACTTGAATCTAATAATCTTTTTCCATTGTGTTCAGGTTTCTCAAGAGCAGGTGTTGAATCAACAGTGTGGTTCTACTTGGGGAAGGCAGGGGGCTGGTAATAAAGCATACTGGCTCCTCCAACAGTAGAACAGAGCGCGTGAAATTTGTTACGAGAGTGTAAAATGTGGTAATCGTCAAGAAGCTTCGCCATAGTTTTCCTAAACAAAATTTTCGTACTTAGTGCTTCTCATTTAGTTTCTTGATATATCTGTACTTTCAATGGCAACAGGGAGTTTTGAGAATCTTCAGAACAAGCTCTCTGATCTTGTTGAACGCCCCAACTTGAACAATTTTAGTTGGAACTACACAATCTTCTGGCAGTTTTCACAGTCCAAATTCAAAAAAGATTGTGTTGTTCTTGGTTGGGGTGATGGCTGTTGCAGAAAACCAATCGaaggtgaagaagaaagagaagctTTGAGACTTGgatttgatgatgatgaggttgTTCAGAGAATGAGGAAGGGGGTGCTGTAGAAGCTTCACGCGGTTTTTAATGGTTCTGAGGAGGAAAATGAAAATTACGCTTTTGGCCTTGACCGTGTAACTGACACTGAGATGTTCTTTCTTGCTTCCATGTACTTCTCTTTCCCCAAAGGTTATGGTGGTCCATGTAAGTGCTTTGAACTTGGTAAGCACTTGTGAATTTGtaatgatgatgatgctgatgaTAGAGGGGTGAGGGGTGAGGGGTGAGGGAGTGGGCTGAGGAGGTTAgggttaattatttttattaataatgaagggtaatatggtaaaaaaaaataaaattgaagtggaaaaggacgattttataacgttttgtaacgttgaggatgattttaataacaaaaaaaggtcaaggatgattttgatttttaccccagaccttagggacgatttcagtacttaatcCTATTTATAATTAGCATATAGTTTCTCAAACTTATCTCCCCTAATACTCTGATATCTTCTCTTTAATCAATTTAATACACTTCATTAAACCACTCTAGTTAACCTACCCATAACACTCTGTGATCCCTAAGTCTTCCGCtctaaatataaaatagaaactACCTCTTTTGTTTTACTAGTACACTCTTGCTCACCCCAAAAGCTTAAACACTAGCTATTGGACCTTAAACAGAATTTTCAGAGGTTTGAAAAACCAGAAGAATGGTTGATAATTCAAAAATTGTTAATTTTCATCAAAACAGTAGTTTCGGAGGGTTTACAAGCTTGCCAAAAAGGTCAAACAATGAAAATAGAGTATCGTGCGTACGCATCATGCATGCGTGCGCACGCACCACCCAAATTTCTTAATATGTGCATACGCATCATAGTATGCGTACATACGCACCAGACGACCTTCCCATGcctatgcgtatgcacaacttGCAAATCCTCAGGGTGTGCTACGCACACctcctcatgcgtacgcacaccctcAACCATATGCTTTGgtccgtgcgtgcgcacacacaccAGAAATCTTGATTTTTTGTGACTTAGCCAAATTCAATTTTCTGTATCCAACTTCTAATGCACATAATTTcctctcactacaagaaaaatacccattcagccacactttttttaagctacatttgaaaagcgtagcctattctatgaataggctacgcttttctcagtgatgcctttttataagagaaaaagaaacacaattttggcatcatttaaaaagtgtagccttaggtattatagaaatcacttataaagcgtagccgaaTGTTGATATTTATGGGTCCACTTTTTATATCTAAGGAAGCGCTTTTAGAGTGTAGCCTAtttgttaagttttgggtgcacttcaaaagtgatgcctaatgtatctaaaGCAAAAAACTTGACAACTGATAAATTTTATTCCTTAATTTCCCGAAAGCAAAACTCACATACTTAGTGGAATTTTTGTccctccaaaactcacacttagccTTCATCTCAGCCTTCATCTCAATCCCCTTTCAGAAACCCTGTCACCATCGAAGAAACCCTTCAAAGCTTACCATCGCAAAGAAACTCTCTCGCTACAGAAACCCTCTCACTCACCACTCATCGTCGCTCCTCTTCGCCCTCCTCCTCGTTGCTACGCCGCCCTCACCAGCGTCATCTCTGCGCTTCTCATCGTCCTTCCCCTTTCAATTCAATCGAGTAACCCTCATCTCTGCGCTATATACTGAGCTTAATGAATATTTTTTCTTTGATTCGTCACCAATTCACGCTACCTGTACAAACTCGCGCGCCTTCTCCTTCGATTCGTCGCCGCTGCTCATCTCTTCTTCAAGGGTTTTCACCTTCGATTCGTCGTCGCTCATCTCTTGTTCACCGTTGCCATTCATCACCGCGCTCACCAAGTAAGCATTCTGTGCCTCGTTCTTTTCTTCTCGCTCATTCTCTTACTCGCTCTCTCTCACTCGCCCTCTCTGTGCAGTGTCAAAGAAACTGTATGCTCTCTAGCAACCTCTTCTCTGCTCTACTGTGAAGCATCAAGGTTTCCAATGAGGCAAAGCATCGATCCCTAACAAGCGAGGTAAGCGcccgatgatgatgatggttctgTGAAATTTGGGAGGTTTTGGGTTTTGGTTTTAGGGTTTTAATTGGGGTTTTAGCTTCTGTATTCTGCGTTATTTATCTGTGGGCTGCCAGATCAAAACTAAAATCACCAATGTAAATTTCACTATGTGTCAACtgaattattattcttatttttgttattgttcttgttgattttttcttGTTTAAATTTCACTTTTTGCTTATGACGAATCATTGTCTAGTTCTGTAGTTTATTTCATGCCATTGGATTTGTTAAGCTTATCATAGGTGTGGCATCTTCAATTTAATTTCTCCTGTTTATGTTTTTCTATCTTTTAGGCTTGGATTATGCTGACCcgaaaaggaaaggcaattttCTTGGAAAAGTTTTTCTTGCTGCTGGATTAACAGCATTATGCATTATCATGATCAAGCAATCTCCATCTTTGAGTTCCACTAGTCCGGTAATCGCTAGTCATCTTACACATGTTTTTTTTGAGAGCTTTTTATGTCTTTGCTTCTTTCCCCTTTTTTTGTCCCCTCCACACCAGAGATGTGCATATTCATTATAGTTTCATAGCTGTTT is from Arachis ipaensis cultivar K30076 chromosome B01, Araip1.1, whole genome shotgun sequence and encodes:
- the LOC110269249 gene encoding uncharacterized protein LOC110269249 produces the protein MGGSPQSTLSGIGSWSGRSLVSSEGTPNGSSRVPSPSMTPFANQNDPWEVIYQAAGQVARMKLNDHVSQSNRGFLNSARTTAAAPKNLHTTVCRSFYNHALQVSQEQVLNQQCGSTWGRQGAGNKAYWLLQQ